Genomic window (Fibrobacter sp. UWP2):
GGCACCGACCAGTGCACCGCCGGCTGCTTTGGCATCACCCACCCCACCGACTACAACGACCCGCAAAAAACTGAAATCTTATTGGACAACGACTTTTATTATGTACCCATCAACGCCTCCAGTTTGACCTACGACAGCGTCACGGTCAACGACGACATTTGCAAGTACGCGGTCGCCACCGCCGAACTAAAAAGCGTCGAACGCTCGTATGTACGCGATTGGGGCATGGGCATTCGCGTCACCGCCTTCCATGAACTCTACCACGCCGTACAGCTCCGCTACATGAGCGTCGACTACTGGTCCTTTTGGTTCGAAGCATCCGCCTCGGGCATCGAAGAAGTTGCCGCACCCGATGTGGACGACTACATTTCGCACGTAGGCTCGGTATTAAGAAGTCCAGGGCTCCCTTTGGACAACTACCCCGACGACTACGGCCTTGGAATCCTGTACATTTACCTGTATTTCCACTTTGACGCAATGTTCGACAAAAAAATTTGGGAAGGATTCGCCAAAGACCCCAATACCAATTTCCAGGGGCAGCTTTCCAAAGTGCTCCGCGAGCGGAATTTATCTGCAGACAGCGTTTTCCACGACTTTTCGACCAAGATTTCGTTCGCCGGCAAGCGCAGTTTGGCTGTAGATTCCAACCTGTGGATCAACGCCGATCAGCCCAAGTGGCCCGAAGCCCTGTTCAAGGAGGCTCCCACCGCGGCGCCAGACATGGAAAAGTTCTCGTTCCAGTATTACACGGCAGACGACATGGACTTCAGCAGTTTTAAAGGCAAAGCGAGCGCGGTCCAATACAGCAACGGCAAGGCGACCGTTACGCCAATCATCAACACCTCCACCTTGGACAAAATCCGGTCGCAATCTTTAAAGTACGATTCCCTCGTTTGGGTTTTTAGCCGTTTCGCCGATTCCGATTACATTCCCGAGGTGGTCAAAGATTCAACGCTACGCGCCTACCCCACGCCTTGGCGTAACGGCAACCTGTGCTTTACACCGCTTCCCAAAGGAAAAAAATTCATTGAAATCCGCAACCGTCGTGGCGACCTCGTGATGCGTGAAAATTACACGCACAGCACCCACTGCATTGACGAATCGACAGTGAAAGCAAAAATGGTCCCCGGACTCTACCGGTTCCGCGCCGGCGCCCACGGGCGCAGCCAAGACATGATGATCATTTACTAGCGAATTGTAAAAGCGACGCTACAGCAACTCGCTAATCCAAGGGAACAGATTGTCCTTTTTCTCCAGGCTCGCAAGCAAGCTGGTGTCGGGATGCTTGCGGCTCATGACGACTGCCGCCGTGGCAGCTGCATAAAGGGCGCACACGTTTTTGTAATGGCCATTCTGGCGGGACTTCGCGTAATCGGCAGCCGACTTGTTGTGGATCATGAACGCCCAGTCCGAAGCCTGGAACAGAACCAGCTCACGGGCCATTTGCGCATAAAAGCGTTTTTGAAGTTGGTTTTGCGCCGACTTAGAATTATCAATGCGAAGTTTCATCTCATTCATCATCGCCCGCATGCGGAAGAACAGCGGGTACGCCCAACTGACTTCATCGTTCATCCAAACTTCGCCAAAGCCGCCCTCGCCCCACGAAGAGAATATGGGCGCATGAGTTCCGCCATCGGGTGACTCGTGCATTGTAGATTCAAGCGACGCCATCTCCACCACGTTGGAACTAGCAGCGCGTTCGAACATCTTCTCGATAAACATCGGGCCTTCGAACCACCAGTGCCCAAAGAGTTCCGCGTCGTAGGGGCACAATATGGAGACCTTGTTGCCATCCATGTTCGGAAGCAAATCGGTCACGGTCACCTCGCGGTTCGCCACGAACAGGCGCGCATGATCTTCGACAAGGCGAAGCGCGTTCCACGGACGGTAAACCTGCTTGTCTTCGCTTCCGGTAATGCGATAATACTTGAGACCGGTTTCTATGGGTGTGTCGCCCGCCATAAAGTAGTCACCCAAATACTCGGGATCGCGTTCCGTGGCAATGTCCTTGAAGAATTCGCGGTATTCGGGATGCCCCGGATAGCCGGTTTTGCGGCTCCACACTTCCATGGAGCTGCTCTGCTCGCGACCCATGCAATAAAGCCCCGCCGGGGTCTTTATTGGCGCAAATACGCCGTATTTGGGCGCGGGTTTTGCCAAAAGCACGCCATGGGTCTCGAGAAAGAAGTACTCAAACCCAAATTCCGCCAAAATGGAATCCAGGCCGTCAAAGTACCCGCATTCCGGGAGCCACAACCCTTTAGGTCTTTTGCCGAAGGCGCTCTCGAATGCGCGAACCGTAATGCCGAGCTGCAAACGGATGGCGTCCACGTCGGACTGGTACGCCGGCAAAAAAGGGTGCGTGCCCACGCACGTGAGGAGCGTAAGCTTGCCGCGCTCTTCAAGTAGTTTTAACATGGGGACAATTTTACCGTGGCAGACTTTTTCCCAATGGTCTATCAAGGATGTCTGGCGTCGATAATAAAAATTCACCACGTCCAAGCGGGCGCTATCGTCCTGCAGGCGCACCTTCTCTTTTTCGAGAAGTTCCAGCTGCTTGTGCAAATGGCGCGTGAACTTTTGCAGCAGCACCTCGTCGGTGAGCATTGCCAAAAGCACCGAGGATATACTCAAGTTGAGCGTCCCCGGCACGCCGCGCTCTTCCAATCGCCAAAGCATTTGCACCAGGGGCAAATACGTTTCCGACATCGCCTCAAAAAACCAGTTCTCTTCCAAGAACCGGTCATATTCAGGCTCACGCACAAAAGGCAAGTGCGCATGCAACAGGAGGTGTATTTTTCCAGGTGCGCTCATCAAGCCTGCTTATTCGGTGCGCTTTACAACGATAGGGACGATTGTCGTCGGGAAGTCGCCATCCTTGTCGGTGGCGAACACCGGGATGATCTTCGTGGAATCCGGAAGGTCTTCTTCAAAGCTGAAGGTGCCATCGGGATTCAGCGGGAACGGTTCGCCGCGCACCTGCAAGTGAGCGTCCGGGCGCGTACCGCCGTAAACAATCAGGCGGGTCTTGACCCACAGGAAAAAGTCCTTGCCGTAGTTCACGGAATCCTTCGGGAGTTCAAGCTTATTGCTCTTGAGAGCCGCACTGGAGAGCGCTCCCGAGAACATGGAACCCGAGGAACTCGAAAGGGATTCAAGCCAGTTCTTGGCCGACATGCTCGAAAGGCCCGAGCTGTTGAACCCTCCCAGGGCGGCACCGCCCAAGGAGGCCTGCACAAACTTGTTGCCGGCATCAATTTCGGAACCTTCCATGGAGAACGGGTGCACCGGAGCGGACTCCACAAGCGGCAAGAACTTGTTGCCGTCGGCAAAGCCCAAAACGGCGACGCAGTTGTCGCTGGCCTTGTTTTCTACATACCAGCTGCGGGCATCGGCAGGCACCACCACATCGTGAAACTTGCGCTTTTTGCCACGCTTCACGGTCAAGTCGTTCGAAATGTCGAACAGGCGGAGAACCAGCTTGCCTTTCCCCTTTTTGGAATTCTTGATTCTCTTTTCGGAAACTTCCCAGAACGCCTGCATCCAGTTCGGATCCTTTTGCATGAGTACCAGGTATTCGGGGTCAAAGGACTGTGCGAGCGAAGCGCTCTTGGTCACCGGCTTAGCAGCCGCCTTGACGGCAGAAACCTTAACTACCGGTTTTGCCTTTTTGGCAGTGCTCTTTAAAACAACATCGGTCTGTTCCGTAGCACGCGGGGCGGACCTTGCCACCGGTGCGGCGGTCTTTACAGTCTTGACGGCAGTCTTTATTTTCGACGTGGTCTTCTTTACAGCTTCCTTCTTGGCGGTGACCTTGGTCGCCACCTTGGCGGCCACTTTCGTCAAAGCGCTTTTAGCCTTTGCGACCGCTTTTGCCGGAGCAGCTTTCGCAGCGGTCTTCGCCGCCTTTGCCGGAGCAGCCTTGGCAGCGGTCTTCGCCGCTTTTGCCGGAGCAGCCTTAGCAGTTATCGTCTTTTTCGTAGCCATATAAGCCTCCTTCAGTTCAAACTTATTTAGCGAGCTTGGCCCCAGTTACCTATGCCCATCAGGCCAAGGCGGAGCCCAATAAATGTTTCTTCCCAATCGCGACCGTTATCCACAAAACGCTTGCCGCCCTGAATGGCAAGATCGACAGTCGTGCCCTTGCGGCCCAACGGGAATCCCGCACCAATAGAGCCGCCCAACTCGTGGACAGACTCCATGTACCAACCCTTGTACCAGGCGCCGGCACGGTAAGTCATGCGGTCCAAATACGGGTCGTAAAACAGCGGGCTGCCATCTCGCTGGAAGCCAACCGCCGCCAAAACGTCATTTTGCGTTTCAATCGCATCCGGCATGTCAAAGCTCTTGCCGATGGTCTCGATGTCGCCGTCCCAGGCGCGCCACTGCAAGTCAGCCATTACGTTGTACCTCTTTTTGAAGCGGAAGTTCATGCCGGTCGCAAGCGTCATGGGCACATCAATTTCACGCGTGTACTTGGTGGGCACGAGCGTATCCAATTCGCTGAAGCGGAGATTGTATTCTAGGTCGTTTTGCAAAGTGTACGGTGTGGTGAACGAGAAATAGTACGAAGACTGACGCCCGCGGTACTGGAGGGCGATCGAATAGTAAGCCGGGTGGTTCTTGATTTCCCAAGTTCCTTCAACATGGTCGGTAATCTTGGAACCCGTCGTCGCCCAGGATTCGTCCTCGGGGATCTCGCTGTTGTTCGGGCCCAACGTCAAATTGCGTTCGGCGCTTCCCATCACAAAATGAGCTGAGGCGCCCAACGAGAAGTTGCGGAAATACGGAATTCGAACGGCGTAATTGGGCACAATCTCGTAAACGCTGCTCTGGTACTTAAAGGTCGCCATCGCTGAGGTCGTAGTATCCTCGACTTCTTCGTCCATAATCGAGGCGTAATGCTGCCACAAAGAAACACCCATCGCCCCAAAGCTCCCCATGGGGAACGAAAGATTGAACGAAGGAATGGTCACATTATTCGTGGAATAGTAACTGCCTCCCTGCTCAATAGACAAAATGTCCATCAAGAAGTTGATATTGAACACGACCTTGCTATCGAAAGCAATCCTTGCCGGGTTCGAAAGGGAGATGCCCTCGGCCTCACCCGTTTTGGCTCCACCAGCAAAACCACGACCGGCAGCAGAAGCCATTCCGCCCAGAGTCTGTTCTTCGCCAAGGGCGTCAAGACCGAGCATGGAAGCCGAAGCACATGCAGCAGCAAAAAGGAGAACACTTAAAATCTTTTTCATTATTCATCCCCCCGCTTGGAGGCTAGCCACAGCTTTAACGTAGCCGGCTGTTTCATTATCTCAGAAAAATCGTAACGGGCGTAGTCAAAGTGCGACAAGAACACAAAGCTGGTATCGCCCTTCGACGTAATGTAATCGGTATAGGCAGTATCCTTCTCTTGCAGCACCGGATAGCCTAGGCGCATCATGATTTTGAAGGTACGACCATCACTGGCGCGGTTGATAAAGTTGCGCATGCCGTATGTCACCTGGAGCGTCAAAGAATCACCGTCATGGAACACCATGTTCGGGTGCCCCTCTTCAAGGATAACATCCCTGTTGAGCTTGTACGCCTCCATTTTACGGTAAGTCCCATCGGCGCTGTCTAGGAAAGAGCCGACCACCACCTGGATGGGATGCCCAATCTCATTTGAGCCCTTGGAATCGTCACGGGCAAACGTCAGCTGGGCCAACACCACATTCTGGCGCACATCCTCGCCATCACCCACCGTGTACGGGAAGTCGTCACCATAGAATTCAGCAAGCTTTTTGAGAATCGGCTCCGACGGGAACTCCACGACCAGGGAATCAAACACGCCGCCGTGCAAAATGAGGCAGTCCGAGCAATCCTCCTTGTTCGAGATGGCTTCCGCCATGCGGAACGGCGTCATGGAGCGGTAAGTGTATGTGGAATCCGTCAAGGTCGTCAGGCGGAACTGCGGCCCGTAGGTGTAGTTCGGTCCAAAAATATGGTAGACGTGCTTGGCCTCGGGGGCCGAGATGCGGAGCTGCAGGCGGCAGAAGCTCACCTCGCTACGAATGTCATCGACCAGCGCCGCTGGCAAGAAGAATGCCAGAAGAGAATCCTTGGAACCCACAGAAATGGAGTAGGTCGTATCGGCACTGCCGTCCTCTTCCCAGTTCTCAATGCTTTTGAGCCAGGACTTATCCGTTATTTCCATCACATCTTCCAAAAAATCCATGCTCTTGCCGCGGTCGAGTTTCCAGCTCACCGTCATGTTCATGTCTTCTTCAATGGGGAACGAATCCGCCGGGAAGGCCTTGGACCTGTAGAAGGAGGGCAACAAGCGCAAAATCAACACCGACGCGGCTGAGTCCGCTTTTTTCAAAGTGGCAAGCAAGGTCGTGTCAAAGCCAAAGTCAAGCACCAGGTCGTGGGAAATATTGGAGGAACGGCCAAACACCGCCCTGGAGTTCGCGGAATCGGGGAACGTGTCCAAGAACGCCTCGGCAGAGATCGGGGTCAGGTCTTCGATACTTAAAGATTGGACTTTGTAGCTATCGGGCATTCCCTGATCCGAAAGCCAGCTGCTAAGGGCAGAATCCTCTGAATCGAACAGGCAGGCCGATAGCGTTAACGCCAAAATCGACAAAAAGGACAATAAAACAACTTTTTTCTTCTTCACTCGGTACTCCGTATCGAATTGAACATTTTCTCGAAGGAAAATATAGAAAAAACGACCTGTTTTCGCCCAATTTTCCCTTCCAAAAGGCCACCATATCGCAATAGACAGCCCCTAAACAATAGACAGCCCATAAACATAACGCCAACGGAAAAAATTCAGCGCTACGTGCACCCTGTTCAAAAAAACATATTTTTAGTACAAAGTAGGAAATCGCTCATGAAATTCAGATTACGCCTAGGCAAGTTCTTTTTATCTGTAGCGGCCATATTTTGGGCCAGCTGCTCCGATGACGCGCAACCCCTCTACGGCACTATCGGTATCGACGATTCCGCCCCGGAGTCAAGCGAGTCCCTCAAACCCATCTCTTCGACAGCAATCGAAGAAACATCCAGCAGTTCCGAAGCGACATCGAGCGGAACTCCCGAGTCGTCATCCTCGGCTCGCGACGAAATTTCGTCCAGCAGTTCCGCAAAATACAGGCTTGCCAGTGACACGACCGTGGCCTGCAAAGATTCAACCTTCGCTTACAATGAATGCGTATACATAGGCGGTTCCAGCGCGGAAACGTGCAGTTCACCAAAATACGAATTGCGGAACAACGCGACATTGACTATCGAAGAACTGATCAAAATAGAAGACCGCCTGGAAAATTGTGCCGATGCCGTACCCGTTTATGGAGTTCCCTCGTGCATGAACCAAATGAGATGGAACACAAAATACTATTGCTCCAACGGCAATATCTATTCCCACAGGAAAAATGGATTAGTTTATACGAACGATGAATACAACAACCTATTTGTCAGTAGCAGTTCCGTAGCCGAATCCAGCAGTTCCGCAGCCCCGTCCCCGCTTTGCCAAAAGACTGATTTCGTAAACAAGAGCGAGGTTAGACAAGACTGCATAAGCGAGAAACTGGACAGTCTCGCTACAGCCGGCAAAACCGTTTCCGACGATCTAAAAAATTGTGTCGACGCAACTGTCGATTACGATTACACAGGTGAATTCGCAAAGACACAAATTTGCGATGGCGACACGACAGTGAACCCCCGCTACCAGGCCAAGCTGGATTCCATCCGCGAAGAGGTCGACAAGGCCATAAAAACCTGCTCGTTCCCCCCAGTTCCAACAGACACCACAAAAACACCTGCGGACAGCACCACATTCTAGTCTATTTTGCTATATTTGCCCTCGTAAAATCAAGAGGACATTATGGCCCAATTCAATGCGCATTTCAGGAACATCAACGGGGACGACACCTACCCGCTGACCGACGTCATTTACCGTAGCAAGGTGGACGGAAGCCTGCTCGAAGTCGAACACGACCGTGCTGCACTTGCCAGCAAGAGCCCCGACGAATGGAAGAAGCTCTTTGCCGAACGCCGCATGAGCTTTGAACCCGCCGACATGAGCGGCATCTGGAGCAAGCGCGAAATGGTGCTCCCCGACATGCCCCTCGAAGACATCGTCACGATGCGCGAAGGCTGGAGCCCGCTCTTTGACGCCGCCCCGCTCGCCAAGGAACTGGGCATCAAGAGCCTCAAGGTCAAGCTTTGCGGCAACTCCCACACGGGTAGTTTCAAGGACCTCGGCATGACGGTTCTCGTGAGCCAGGTGAACCACATCATCAAGAAGAAGATTCACGAAATCGACGCCGTGGCCTGCGCCTCTACCGGCGACACCTCGGCAGCCCTCAGCGCCTACTGCGCGAAGGCCGGCATCCCGAGCATCGTGTTCCTCCCCGCCGGCAAGACGAGCGTTGCCCAGCTGATCCAGCCGATTTCTAACGGCAGCATCGTGCTCGCCCTCGACACCGACTTTGACGGTTGCATGAAGATCGTGCAGCAGGTCACCGCCGACAACCGCATCTACCTCGCGAACTCCATGAACAGCCTCCGCGTCGAAGGCCAGAAGACGATCTCTCCGGAAATCTGCCAGGAAATGGGCTGGAAGGTGCCCGACACCGTGATTATCCCGGGCGGAAACCTCGGCAACGTGAGCGCCCTCGCGAAGGGTTTCGAAGACTGCAAGGCCATGGGCCTCATCGACCGCATCCCGCGCATTATCGTCGCCCAGGCCGAAAACGCGAACCCGTTCTTCCAGGCCTACGAACGCGGCTTCGACAAGCTCGTCCCGATGCAGGCCAAGAAGACGCTCGCCTCCGCCATCCAGATCGGTAACCCGGTCAGCTACCCGAAGGCCGTACGCGCCATCCAGAAGACGAACGGCATGGTCGTAAGCGTTACCGAAGAAGAACTCGCCAATGCCGCCCACCGCGGTGACCGCATCGGTCTCTACTGCTGCCCGCACACGGGTGTGGCCCTCGGCGCTCTCGAAAAGCTCGTGGCCGCAGGCAAGATCGACAAGGAAGAGAACGTGGTCGTCATCAGCACGGCACACGGCCTCAAGTTCACCGAATTCAAGGTCGGCTATCACGAAAAGAAGCTCGAGAACATAGCCTCCAAGTTCGCGAACCCCGTGTTCAAGGCTCCTGCCGACCTGGGCGCCGTCATGGACATCTTGAAGAAAGAGATGGCCGAACGCCGTCGCTAATGCGCAAGCATTAGCAAATGGCCCCCAGAAGGCGCTAATTCCGACCATTTGCGAATTGAAAAAAACTCCGCTGAGGCGGAGTTTTTTTGTTGAGCAAGCGCCCGAGCGGTCTCCGTGAGCAACAAGCCCCTGTTATTAAACAGGGGCGGAGGCGACCTTTGACCACTTAGTGCTTTAGCACTTATGTGGGCATGGCCACCTTTAGGTGGGAGCGAGCGCCCGAGCGGTCTCAAAAAGAACGGTCCCCCGAGAGGGAGACCGTTCCTAAGAAGGAGAAAATATTGATTTGGTTTCCGGAACCCTGACCCAATCAGGAGGGGAAAAAGATAGAATCAAGGAGCAATCCCGTAAACCATCTCAACGCCCTATAATATACCATTGTTTTGGGCGGGTAAAACTTCCGTTTTGCTTATTTTCTTGCAAAATGAAAATTACAATGAAACGAGCCTAATCATTCTTCGCGGAAGATGATCTTGCACTTCGGCACAAAGCGGAAGCCTCCTCGACGGTGGCGCTCAATTTCAAAATATTTCTTTACACCTTCACTCGGCTTGTTCGGGTCGTCACTGCCGTTAATGTGGGCAATCACGCGGTTCAAGCGGCTTTCGAAATTCGGGCGAAGCGGATCCATGCAAATAGCCGGGTCGCGTTTGAATTCGCGGTTCTCGTATTCTTCGCGACCTGTGGCGATGTATTCGCGCAAGAGGTTGCGGAGGATTCGGGCAGGCACGTTGCGCATCAGGTGCTTGTTGTTCACCGAGATGGACTCGTCGCTCTTGTAGTAGACAATCGTCACGGAGTCGTTCATGGCATCCAACAGCTGTTCCTGGGCCTTTTGAATCGGAGCCCAGGCAGCAAATTCCTGCTTCACCACGGAACTCATCAACTTGAGGAACGGTTCCGGGGCCTTCACATTGGCCTTGAACTTCACATCCAGGATGTTGGCCGGGGTGCCGTAATAGCAGCCCTTTTGAACTAGGTGGGCACCGGTCTTTTCGTCAAAAACGTCATCCAAGGCGAGAACGCAGCCCACGCTCCGTTCCACATCGTTGTCCCACTTGATATTGCGGGCATCAAGGCATTCACCAAATGTCACCGACTTGCCAACCAGCTTGCCGTTCACGTACACGGTGCCGTCGTCCTTAATTTCGGCATTCACACGCTTTTCCAGCGTTTCGATGAACGAGGTCTGCGAAGCGATGTACGACATGTGCTCGTAGGCCGGAGTGCTCAAAAGAAGCGGTCCCACGCGGAACATTCCAAGAATCCAGCGCATGGGATTCGAGACCAGGGCGCTCGGCGTATCGAACCGAAATATGAACATCATATCGCGATCTTCGCCAACAACCTCATTCTTGATTACAGCTGCCTGCTTCAAAAATGGGTAGCGTTTGGGAATAATCTCAAGGCAAAGGGCACGAACGTCATCCGTAGAGTAAAAACTGGATACGAACGGCAAATAAGAGCGGAGCACGCTACGAGCAGGGACGGCCTCGAACGAAGCACATCGCTTCACAATACGTTCCACAAATTCGTCTGGATTTTCACCGCGTTCATAAAGCCACGCAACGACGTTATCGGCGATAAAGCGGTGAGAGCCTTCATCAACTACAGAATCTTCAAAATTGAGTTCATTCAGCAACTTGACCGTAAAACGGGGATCCCGTTTTACCAGCGTCAGCACATCCTTGACAGAATAGCTGATTAGCAACTCAATGTGGATGAACTGCAAAAAAAGACTAGAAAGCATGATTGTCCCTTTTTTATTTATTTTTTCTTACATTCATAAAGTTAGCAAAAAACTTGGTATTTATAGGCCTTTTTGTCTATATTTTTGCCATGAAACCCGCTGAAATACACCTTTTAAC
Coding sequences:
- the thrC gene encoding threonine synthase, producing the protein MAQFNAHFRNINGDDTYPLTDVIYRSKVDGSLLEVEHDRAALASKSPDEWKKLFAERRMSFEPADMSGIWSKREMVLPDMPLEDIVTMREGWSPLFDAAPLAKELGIKSLKVKLCGNSHTGSFKDLGMTVLVSQVNHIIKKKIHEIDAVACASTGDTSAALSAYCAKAGIPSIVFLPAGKTSVAQLIQPISNGSIVLALDTDFDGCMKIVQQVTADNRIYLANSMNSLRVEGQKTISPEICQEMGWKVPDTVIIPGGNLGNVSALAKGFEDCKAMGLIDRIPRIIVAQAENANPFFQAYERGFDKLVPMQAKKTLASAIQIGNPVSYPKAVRAIQKTNGMVVSVTEEELANAAHRGDRIGLYCCPHTGVALGALEKLVAAGKIDKEENVVVISTAHGLKFTEFKVGYHEKKLENIASKFANPVFKAPADLGAVMDILKKEMAERRR
- a CDS encoding DUF4912 domain-containing protein, whose product is MATKKTITAKAAPAKAAKTAAKAAPAKAAKTAAKAAPAKAVAKAKSALTKVAAKVATKVTAKKEAVKKTTSKIKTAVKTVKTAAPVARSAPRATEQTDVVLKSTAKKAKPVVKVSAVKAAAKPVTKSASLAQSFDPEYLVLMQKDPNWMQAFWEVSEKRIKNSKKGKGKLVLRLFDISNDLTVKRGKKRKFHDVVVPADARSWYVENKASDNCVAVLGFADGNKFLPLVESAPVHPFSMEGSEIDAGNKFVQASLGGAALGGFNSSGLSSMSAKNWLESLSSSSGSMFSGALSSAALKSNKLELPKDSVNYGKDFFLWVKTRLIVYGGTRPDAHLQVRGEPFPLNPDGTFSFEEDLPDSTKIIPVFATDKDGDFPTTIVPIVVKRTE
- a CDS encoding glycoside hydrolase family 57 protein, translated to MSAPGKIHLLLHAHLPFVREPEYDRFLEENWFFEAMSETYLPLVQMLWRLEERGVPGTLNLSISSVLLAMLTDEVLLQKFTRHLHKQLELLEKEKVRLQDDSARLDVVNFYYRRQTSLIDHWEKVCHGKIVPMLKLLEERGKLTLLTCVGTHPFLPAYQSDVDAIRLQLGITVRAFESAFGKRPKGLWLPECGYFDGLDSILAEFGFEYFFLETHGVLLAKPAPKYGVFAPIKTPAGLYCMGREQSSSMEVWSRKTGYPGHPEYREFFKDIATERDPEYLGDYFMAGDTPIETGLKYYRITGSEDKQVYRPWNALRLVEDHARLFVANREVTVTDLLPNMDGNKVSILCPYDAELFGHWWFEGPMFIEKMFERAASSNVVEMASLESTMHESPDGGTHAPIFSSWGEGGFGEVWMNDEVSWAYPLFFRMRAMMNEMKLRIDNSKSAQNQLQKRFYAQMARELVLFQASDWAFMIHNKSAADYAKSRQNGHYKNVCALYAAATAAVVMSRKHPDTSLLASLEKKDNLFPWISELL